AAAAGAGTAATCATATTTGGTGGTGGTAGCCAAGTAACACAAGTCGCAATCGGAGCAATTAGTGAAGCAGACCGTCATAATATACGAGGAGAACGTATAAGTATCGATACCATACCTATTGTGGGCGAAGAAGAGTTGTACAATGCAATATTGGCATTTCAAAGATTGCCAAGAGCTGGAGTACTGGTACTTGCAGGTTCGTTGATGGGTGGAAAAATAACCGAGGCGGTTAAACTAGTCAAAGAAAATACCGATTTACCAATTATTTCATTAAATATGTTTGGTAGTGTAGTTAACCATGTTGATATAGTTGTTTCAGACCCTGTTCAGGCAGGCGTACTTGCAGTAATGACTATAGCTTCAACAGCCAAATTTGACATAACAAGGATTAATAAAAAACTTATCTAATTAGCAATTAATTATAAAATTGCAATTTTTTTTATTTCTTTTATTTATTGTATTTTTTACTCTATTTTTATTATTTTTATTATTTTTATTTTAAATTAGTGATATTATCACCTTTTGATGTTGTCATATATTCCATAAAATATATATTACATATTGCGCATATTAATAAAAAATGTAATATATAATTTCAATTATTCGTATGAAATAATTTATAAAATAACAGTAAAAAACTAAAACAACATAATATAAATTAAAATAATTAAATTAAAAGAATTAAAACTTTTATGTATTTTAAAGTATAATTTATTTAATTATTGGGTGATTAAATGATAAAAACCGTTGTGGGAAGCTATCCTGTTCTTAAAAAACAGCAACCCCAAAATTTTAAAGAAAAGGTGCTCAATAAATTAGGACTATTTGATGAATTTAAAAAATCGATGAACCGAGCTATAGAAGCACAACTTGAATCGGGCATCGATATTATAAGCGATGGTCAGGTTCGTGGCGATATGGTAGATATATTTACAAGCCAAATGTATGGATTTGATGGCAAAAAAGTTATTGATAAAATAGAATTCTTAAAACCAATAACATTAAAGGATTTAAAATATACTAACGAGTATGTTAAATCAAAAAACCCGAATATCGGAGTAAAAGGTATTTTAACCGGTGCTTGTACAATAGCATCATCCATTAGGGTAGAAAAATATTATTCGGATAATAAAGACGAAAGTTTAATCATGGATTTAGCAAAAGCCTTAAACAAAGAAGCTTTAGCAATACAAAATTATGTTAAAGTAATCCAAATCGATGAGCCTATTTTATCGACAGGACTCTACGATATGAAAATTGCTAAAAAAGCCGTTGACGAGATAACTAAGGGTTTATCGATTCCAATTGCAATTCATGTATGTGGAAACGTTAAAGATATATTCGAAGATTTAAATGAATTTAACGTGGATATATTAGACCATGAATTTGCATCTAATAGGGCTAATTTAGATATTTTAGAAAGTTGCAGAAAAAAAATAGGTTTTGGATGTATAAACACTAAATTAAAAACTATTGACCCAGTCGATAGTATCAAAGGATTATTGAGTGAAGGAATTGAAATCATTAAACAGAATCCTTATATAAATGATGATTTAGACGGCAATATAATTATAGACCCAGATTGTGGTATGAGATTGTTACCTGAGAGTGTAGCTTTTGGAAAATTAAAAAATATGGTTGTTGCGGCTGAAGAAATTGAAAAAGAGCTGTATAATAAATAATATAATAATATACTATAATATAATAATATACTATAATATAATAATGGACAATATAAGATATTAAATAATAAAAAAGGATAATAGCACAGCATTCATATACTTATATAATACTAATAATATGTTTAAATTTAAAAATAAGGCGTCATAATCTTAAATTTACAATCGAAACTATATAATGCCTAATAATTACCTAAAAATGAATGTTATTCAAAAATTAAACTTAAACATTTTAAATATAATGGATTATATAAATAAATACAATGTCCTAAATAATCAAGTCCCCTGCCCAAATAAATAATGATTGAAACAGCAAACTCTAGTTGTTACTATCAAATTATGTCAATTACTATCAAATTTACACTGGAGATAGTATGATTAAGAAAAAAAGTTTTGAAGATAATTTCGATGGAAATATAAATAAGAAAGAAAAAAGGAATTTAAAAAATTGTACATATCATAATAGAGGATTAATCTTTAAAGTAATTATATTGACGGCATTAGTAGCATTTTGTACAGTTTCCTCAGTTGAAGGCCTAAAAATACAAAATTACGATGTAAGCTGTAAAATAAATACTAGTAATATAGTCAATGAAACTATCATTTTAAAAATATACAACAATGAAAGCGAAGACATATCGCAAGTGAATTTCGATATTCCACAGATATTCTCAAATCCATCCTTAAAATCGGAGCATGGTGTCAAATCATATGGTTTAAGCACTATGGAGGGAGTAACATCATTGACTATGGATTTTGAAAAACCATTGAAACCCGGAGCTACCACGACCTTATCCATTGGATTTGTAAGAGATATAGATATTGACTATGAAGGTAAAAAATTTGTAACGGTGACCGTACCTGCGTATGATTCCAGATTTACAATGGAAATAGCACTACCCCAAGGTGCAAGTATTGTATCACCAGCAGAAGGTATATTAAGTATCTCTCCACGAGATTACTCCATAGAAACGGATGGTAAAAGAATATATATAAAATGGTCGAAAGATTTGGATGCCGATGAAAAATTTTTCACGTCTTCAGTTAATTATGCTATATTAACACCAGTAAATCCCCCTATAGATACCATACATGATAATACAGACTATTTAAATGTATATACAATATCATTATCTGCAGTTATAGTATTGCTTTTGATTATCGTATTATATCTGATATATAGGCTTAAAATAATTCTTAAAAAATCGATTGAAGATGAAGAATTAGATGAAGAAAAAAGGGATGAAATTAACGATTTAAGGAGAAATTTGGAAATTTCAGAAGTTAATCTAAAAAATTGTAATAAAGAAATTGATAAACTTGAAAAAATCAATTCAAAACAAAATTTAGAGCTTAAAGAATTACATGACGATTTAGAATTCTACAAAATTAAAAATGTAGAATGCAATAACACAATTACAAATTTAGAAAGCAAATTGAAATTTGAAAAAGAAATGAATGAAAAACTTTCTGATGCAATATCTGAGCGAGATAAAGAAATTAAAGAATTAGAAGAATATCAAGAAGCATGCGAAAAACAGAAAAAAACAATTTCTGAATTAAATAAAGAACTTACGTCCAAAAAAGAACATATTGATACTTTGGAAGTAAAAATAGACAAATATAGCGTTGGAAAAGCTGAAACTTTGTTAAATATATTAACGAGTGAAGAAAAAGAGATAATAATTATAATTAAAGAACATGGAACTATATCTCAGAAAGAAATCGTTGATATTACAGGATATACCAAATCAAAGATTTCAAGAATGATTTCAGACCTTGAACAACGAGGTATTGTTGAAAAAATCAAAGTAGGTAGGTTAAATAAAATTAAACTATCTAAAAATTTTGAAGATAAGGGAGATATGTCTTAATTCAATTGACCCAATATTTCCAAAATTATCTTTTATTATCATTACTACTATTATTATTATTATTATTATTATTATTGCGCCAGATTTCAAATTACTAGTTCTATTCTTATTCATTCATATTGTTCATATACATTCTGTTATTTGTTTTCTATTTTTAAACTATATTTATATTCAATTGTGTTGCTAAGAGTACCATATTATGAATTTATTATGAATTAACAGAAATTTTATATACTTCAAGTAGATATTTATAAGAAAACTAAGAGTATATATAAAAATATGTAAAATCAATAGATTAGAATAAGTGAATAATTAATATAAGTTAATAAATAATAATTGACTAATTGAAATAAATGTTAAACAAAATTTAAAAAAAACAAACATATTAGAGATTAAACCTAATTTATTTTATAACATATTCCAAGGTGGATATTATGAAAGTATTGATATCAGTTTGCGGTGAAGGATTTGGACATACCACTCGGTGTATTGCCCTTGGAAAAGCACTATCTAGGAAACATGACGTTAAATTTGTGGCATATGGCAAAAGCAAAGATTTTATAGAATTATCAGGCTATAGGGTCTTAGAAACTTATCCTGAAATAAAATTATCGGGAAAAAACGGTAAATTTGATATTACCAAAAGTATGTTTAATACACAGTACCACCCTGCGAAGGCAGTTAAGAGAGAATTACAAATAATAAAAGATTACGACCCAGATTTGGTAATTTCAGACTGTAAATATAGTACTATATTAGCATCTAAGATTAGTAAAAAGCCATATTATATAATAACAAATCAAAATGCTACAAAAACTCAAAAAAAGGAAAAATACATCGTATACCCAGTTATGAAGGTATTGAATGCAGTGAATAAATCTGCGGAAAAATTAATAATTCCAGATTTACCCTTACCATATACCATTTGCGAGTACAATTTAAAAATGATTGATAATTTACGATTTAGTGGTCCTTTAATCCGTTACGATGTTCCCACTGATGAAAGCGAATACGCTGAAGACTACATCTTGAGTGTAATTGGTGGATTCGAGTATAGACTTAGAATACTAGAATTAATAAATAAAATATCCAAAAAAACAGGTTTGAAAGTAAAATTAGTCTGTGGTAGTGAAGAAGTAGCCAAAAAACTTGAAAAAGAAAAAGGTGAAAATGTCGAAATAATTCCTGTGTCAACTGAAATGGACAAATTAATCAAAAAATGTTCTATGGTAGTTTGCCACGGTGGTCATTCGACACTCATGGAAGCAGTTAGTTTTGGAAAACCAATCATAACAATTCCAGATTTGGACCATCCTGAACAGGAAAACAACGCTTTGAAGATTCAAAATCTAAAATGCGGTATAGCACTTAACTATAAAATTCTCGAAAAAGAATTGGAACCATCAATTATGAAGATTATGAATGATAAAACATATTCTAAAAATGCAAAAAAGCTTAGAAAAATTGCTTTAAACTATGATGGGAAAGAAAAGCTAATTGAAGAATTTGAAAATTCAATACTCCAATAAATACTATTTTTTATTTTTATTTTACTTTTAGTTTACGTTTAGATTATTATTCTTATATTCTTATATTCTTTATTCTTATATTCTTTATTCTTATATTCTTATATTCTTATATTCTTTATTTTATTTTTAGTTTTTACAATTAATTCATAATTTAATTATATTAGTATGTTAATTATAATTATAACAAGAATTAGAATTATAAATTTAGAGATACACTATTACATTTTAAGGTGAATAAATGACTATTAAAAATAGCTTAACAAATCATAGTAATACTTTTAAGGACTTAAAAATAACAATATTGTCTGGAGGAACTGGTACGCCAAAATTAATTCAGGGATTCGACAATATTGAAGAATTAGATAAAAAAAATATGTCCATTATAGTAAATACGGGCGAAGATAACTGGATTGGAAACATATATTTGTCACCCGATGTAGATACTGTATTATATACCCTATCGGGACTTATTAATGAAGAAACCTGGTACGGTGTTAAAAACGATACGTTCGAGTGTCATGAGCAGTTGAAAAAGTATGGATTTGATGAAGTATTAAAAATAGGAGACAAAGATAGAGCATTGAAAACACATAAGAGCAACTTAATAAAAAAAGGTGCTAAACTATCAAATATCATCGATGAAGAAAGAAAAGGACTCGGGATATGTGCTAAAATATATCCAATGAGTAATGACAAAGTTGAAACTAAAATCTTAATCGTTGATGAAGAAAGTGATAATAAATTAATTGATAATAAATCAGATGTGGGTGTTAAAAAACAGCATTTATTAATAAAATTCCACGATTTCTGGATAAATAGGCGTGGAAATTCCAAAGTAGTTGACGTATTTTATGAAAATTCAAATTATGCGGAAGCTGTTGAAGGTGCTATAGAAGATATTAAAAATAGTGATATTATAATAATTGGACCTTCAAACCCGATAACATCTATAAATCCCATATTGAGTATCCCAAAGATTAGAGAATGTCTGAAAAATAAAGTTGTTTATGCCGTATCTCCAATAATAGGTAATAATCCAGTTAGTGGACCCGTAGGTACCTTAATGCAATCTAAAGGGTACGAAGTTAGCTCAAAAAGCGTTTATGAAATTTATAAAGATATATTGGATGTTTTTATTATAGATACTTCCGATTCGAATGATATTATAGATAATATTGGTAATATTGAAATTTTAAAATGTAATACGATTATGAAAAATATTGATGATAAAAAACAACTTGCAAAAGAGATATTAAACCACTATGTTAAGAATTTTAAAGAATAATCAATATATAATATAAGATATTATTAAAAAATGATTTAATAGATTAATTATCAAAGAAGGAATAATTGAATTATTAAAGGTATTAAAGATAATAGATGTTATTAAAAATAATTAATATGTTATGGTATTAAATAATAGGAAATAAAATATATGAAAGTAACAAAATAATATAAAATAATATAAAATTTATAAAATATATGTGGTTTAGCATAAATACATAATCTCAGGAAGGAGATAAAAATGATACAAATAACTGTTATGCAAATTGATAATTACGGACCTTGGACAGTAACCC
The window above is part of the Methanococcus voltae PS genome. Proteins encoded here:
- the cofD gene encoding 2-phospho-L-lactate transferase, with amino-acid sequence MTIKNSLTNHSNTFKDLKITILSGGTGTPKLIQGFDNIEELDKKNMSIIVNTGEDNWIGNIYLSPDVDTVLYTLSGLINEETWYGVKNDTFECHEQLKKYGFDEVLKIGDKDRALKTHKSNLIKKGAKLSNIIDEERKGLGICAKIYPMSNDKVETKILIVDEESDNKLIDNKSDVGVKKQHLLIKFHDFWINRRGNSKVVDVFYENSNYAEAVEGAIEDIKNSDIIIIGPSNPITSINPILSIPKIRECLKNKVVYAVSPIIGNNPVSGPVGTLMQSKGYEVSSKSVYEIYKDILDVFIIDTSDSNDIIDNIGNIEILKCNTIMKNIDDKKQLAKEILNHYVKNFKE
- a CDS encoding MJ1255/VC2487 family glycosyltransferase, whose product is MKVLISVCGEGFGHTTRCIALGKALSRKHDVKFVAYGKSKDFIELSGYRVLETYPEIKLSGKNGKFDITKSMFNTQYHPAKAVKRELQIIKDYDPDLVISDCKYSTILASKISKKPYYIITNQNATKTQKKEKYIVYPVMKVLNAVNKSAEKLIIPDLPLPYTICEYNLKMIDNLRFSGPLIRYDVPTDESEYAEDYILSVIGGFEYRLRILELINKISKKTGLKVKLVCGSEEVAKKLEKEKGENVEIIPVSTEMDKLIKKCSMVVCHGGHSTLMEAVSFGKPIITIPDLDHPEQENNALKIQNLKCGIALNYKILEKELEPSIMKIMNDKTYSKNAKKLRKIALNYDGKEKLIEEFENSILQ
- a CDS encoding methionine synthase, encoding MIKTVVGSYPVLKKQQPQNFKEKVLNKLGLFDEFKKSMNRAIEAQLESGIDIISDGQVRGDMVDIFTSQMYGFDGKKVIDKIEFLKPITLKDLKYTNEYVKSKNPNIGVKGILTGACTIASSIRVEKYYSDNKDESLIMDLAKALNKEALAIQNYVKVIQIDEPILSTGLYDMKIAKKAVDEITKGLSIPIAIHVCGNVKDIFEDLNEFNVDILDHEFASNRANLDILESCRKKIGFGCINTKLKTIDPVDSIKGLLSEGIEIIKQNPYINDDLDGNIIIDPDCGMRLLPESVAFGKLKNMVVAAEEIEKELYNK
- a CDS encoding helix-turn-helix transcriptional regulator — encoded protein: MIKKKSFEDNFDGNINKKEKRNLKNCTYHNRGLIFKVIILTALVAFCTVSSVEGLKIQNYDVSCKINTSNIVNETIILKIYNNESEDISQVNFDIPQIFSNPSLKSEHGVKSYGLSTMEGVTSLTMDFEKPLKPGATTTLSIGFVRDIDIDYEGKKFVTVTVPAYDSRFTMEIALPQGASIVSPAEGILSISPRDYSIETDGKRIYIKWSKDLDADEKFFTSSVNYAILTPVNPPIDTIHDNTDYLNVYTISLSAVIVLLLIIVLYLIYRLKIILKKSIEDEELDEEKRDEINDLRRNLEISEVNLKNCNKEIDKLEKINSKQNLELKELHDDLEFYKIKNVECNNTITNLESKLKFEKEMNEKLSDAISERDKEIKELEEYQEACEKQKKTISELNKELTSKKEHIDTLEVKIDKYSVGKAETLLNILTSEEKEIIIIIKEHGTISQKEIVDITGYTKSKISRMISDLEQRGIVEKIKVGRLNKIKLSKNFEDKGDMS
- a CDS encoding DUF5612 domain-containing protein, encoding MDKNELGLSIETDVNNKNIQSILNIIKEDKGCTSYIHEFKTEYGKELIHLEAENLKDIEKTVSKINNLEFVHNVEVHDTMDKIFGKRVIIFGGGSQVTQVAIGAISEADRHNIRGERISIDTIPIVGEEELYNAILAFQRLPRAGVLVLAGSLMGGKITEAVKLVKENTDLPIISLNMFGSVVNHVDIVVSDPVQAGVLAVMTIASTAKFDITRINKKLI